In Bradyrhizobium sp. 1(2017), one DNA window encodes the following:
- a CDS encoding MFS transporter — protein MDLQQSRALNDGPAIPAAAADRIVETSIPSRLDALPWSGFHTRVVLALGITWILDGLEVTLAGALSGALKHSASLHFSNLDLGIANSAYLAGAVLGALGFGWLTDRIGRKKLFFITLALYLSATAATALSWDVASYALFRFLTGAGIGGEYTAINSTIQELVPARYRGWTDLVINGSFWIGAAMGAVAAIVLLDPAVIGPDLGWRLAYLIGATLGLVVLLMRMWIPESPRWLMIHGRPDEAHAIVDGIERSVIGHGQDTSAGRFTKIRLRMRDHTPIAEVVHTLFSVYRQRALVGLVLMSAQAFFYNAIFFTFALVLTDFYGISADNVGWYLLPFAAGNFLGPLLLGRLFDTLGRRIMIMFTYGVSGVLLALSGYLFSIGALSAQGQTIAWMVIFFFASPAASAAYLTVSETFPLEVRALAIAVFYAVGTGIGGVIGPALFGALIDTGSRTSVFAGYLLGSALMIAAAIVAWRYAIAAERKSLEQIARPLAYME, from the coding sequence ATGGATTTGCAGCAAAGCCGAGCGCTGAATGATGGACCTGCGATCCCGGCCGCGGCGGCCGATCGCATCGTCGAGACCAGCATTCCCTCGCGCCTCGACGCATTGCCGTGGAGCGGCTTCCATACGCGCGTCGTGCTCGCGCTCGGCATCACCTGGATTCTCGACGGACTCGAGGTGACGCTTGCCGGCGCGCTCTCGGGCGCGTTGAAGCACAGCGCGTCGCTGCATTTCTCCAATCTCGACCTCGGCATTGCCAATTCCGCCTATCTCGCCGGCGCGGTGCTTGGTGCGCTCGGCTTCGGTTGGCTTACCGACCGCATCGGCCGGAAGAAATTGTTCTTCATCACGCTTGCGCTCTATCTGTCGGCGACGGCCGCGACGGCTCTGTCATGGGACGTCGCGAGCTACGCGCTGTTTCGTTTCCTCACCGGCGCCGGCATCGGCGGCGAATATACCGCGATCAATTCGACCATCCAGGAGCTGGTGCCGGCGCGCTATCGCGGCTGGACGGATCTCGTCATCAATGGCAGCTTCTGGATCGGCGCCGCGATGGGCGCGGTGGCGGCGATCGTGCTGCTCGATCCTGCCGTGATCGGTCCCGACCTCGGTTGGCGTCTCGCCTATCTGATCGGTGCAACACTCGGCCTCGTCGTGCTCCTGATGCGGATGTGGATTCCGGAGAGTCCACGCTGGCTGATGATCCATGGTCGTCCCGACGAGGCCCACGCCATCGTCGACGGGATCGAGCGCTCGGTGATCGGACACGGCCAGGATACGAGCGCCGGGCGCTTCACGAAGATCCGCCTGAGGATGCGCGATCACACGCCGATTGCCGAGGTCGTCCACACGCTGTTCTCGGTCTACCGCCAGCGTGCGCTGGTCGGTCTCGTGCTGATGAGCGCGCAGGCGTTCTTCTACAACGCCATCTTCTTCACCTTCGCGCTGGTGCTGACCGATTTTTACGGCATCAGCGCCGATAACGTCGGCTGGTACCTGCTGCCCTTCGCTGCTGGCAACTTCCTCGGTCCGCTGCTGCTGGGCCGCCTGTTCGATACGCTCGGCCGCCGCATCATGATCATGTTCACCTATGGCGTATCGGGCGTGCTGCTGGCGCTGTCGGGCTATCTGTTCTCGATCGGCGCACTGAGCGCGCAAGGGCAGACCATTGCCTGGATGGTGATCTTCTTCTTCGCCTCGCCGGCCGCGAGCGCGGCCTATCTCACGGTGAGCGAGACGTTTCCCCTGGAGGTTCGCGCGCTGGCGATCGCGGTGTTCTATGCGGTCGGCACCGGCATCGGCGGCGTGATCGGGCCGGCGCTGTTCGGCGCGCTGATCGACACGGGATCGCGCACCAGCGTGTTCGCCGGCTACCTGCTGGGGTCAGCCCTGATGATCGCGGCAGCGATCGTGGCGTGGCGCTATGCCATCGCGGCGGAGCGCAAATCGCTCGAACAAATCGCGCGGCCGCTTGCCTATATGGAGTAG
- a CDS encoding DUF3175 domain-containing protein, translating to MAQVRKRTHSRKTGTHHTTRRKTSTARKGTGRRAAPKRWSQRVTEKSDALDLKRGVFKLTSAKKIAASLKRSAEHSARRKTGAYRSALSMLTFYINRAGKTLPKTQRARLERAKLELKRAFGKE from the coding sequence ATGGCTCAGGTCAGAAAGAGGACACATTCGCGAAAGACGGGCACGCACCACACCACGCGCCGCAAGACGAGCACGGCGCGTAAGGGAACAGGTCGCCGCGCCGCGCCGAAGCGATGGTCGCAACGTGTCACCGAGAAAAGCGACGCGCTCGATCTCAAGCGCGGTGTGTTCAAGCTGACCAGCGCGAAGAAGATCGCGGCCTCGCTGAAGCGCTCGGCCGAGCACAGCGCGCGTCGCAAGACCGGCGCGTATCGCTCGGCGCTGTCGATGCTGACCTTCTACATCAACCGCGCCGGCAAGACGCTGCCGAAGACCCAGCGCGCGCGACTGGAGCGCGCGAAGCTGGAGCTGAAGCGGGCGTTCGGGAAGGAGTAA
- a CDS encoding trehalose-6-phosphate synthase, producing MNLVVVSNRVARGKPNEPMTGGLAAALLPVVEHSGAIWVGSSGRVRDGNQKEPFAEIEALGTGAIATLDLPAAHYGGYYEGFANSALWPALHSRSDLIRVSREDYVSYREVNAFMARALMRFRKAKTAFWVQDYHFLALGAELRKLGVDDPIGFFLHTPWPVAAVMQGVPNHRELITAMLAYDLLGFQTNEDCQNFLGYVGGELGLAVEDGVAISQHGRTRCEVFPIGIDAEKFAAYAAKSASHPDVSRLRRSLNGERLAIGVDRLDYSKGLVNRISAFDRLWTEQPQFARSISLLQIANPSRGGIEAYGNLQNEVARLVTDVNGRHGEVDWTPIRYLNKGFSQAVLAGLYRTAQIGVVTPLHDGMNLVAKEYVAAQNPADPGVLVLSKFAGAANELDTALLVNPHDIDGMARAIAVAAAMPLTERKMRWDAMMKKLRGHTIQQWSADFVAELEKSRTEKAAVAPLATQPPQALRWLKSAISGVRLI from the coding sequence GTGAACTTAGTCGTCGTTTCGAATCGCGTCGCCCGCGGCAAGCCAAATGAACCCATGACGGGCGGCCTTGCGGCAGCCTTGCTGCCGGTAGTGGAACATTCGGGTGCGATCTGGGTGGGTTCCTCGGGGCGCGTACGTGATGGGAATCAGAAGGAACCGTTTGCTGAGATCGAAGCCCTGGGAACCGGCGCGATCGCCACGCTGGACCTGCCGGCGGCGCATTACGGCGGCTATTACGAAGGCTTCGCCAATTCGGCGCTGTGGCCGGCGCTGCATTCGCGCAGCGATCTGATCCGCGTCTCGCGCGAGGACTATGTCAGCTATCGCGAGGTCAACGCCTTCATGGCGCGCGCCTTGATGCGCTTTCGCAAGGCCAAGACCGCGTTCTGGGTGCAGGATTATCATTTCCTCGCGCTCGGCGCGGAGCTGCGCAAGCTCGGCGTCGACGATCCCATCGGTTTCTTCCTGCATACGCCATGGCCCGTCGCCGCGGTGATGCAAGGCGTGCCGAATCATCGCGAGCTGATCACGGCGATGCTGGCCTACGACCTGCTCGGCTTTCAGACCAACGAGGACTGCCAGAACTTCCTCGGCTATGTCGGCGGCGAGCTCGGCCTCGCCGTCGAGGACGGTGTTGCGATCTCCCAGCATGGCCGGACCCGCTGCGAGGTGTTTCCGATCGGCATCGACGCGGAGAAGTTCGCGGCCTATGCCGCGAAGTCGGCCTCGCATCCCGACGTGTCGCGGCTGCGGCGCAGCCTCAACGGCGAGCGCCTCGCGATCGGCGTCGATCGCCTCGACTATTCGAAGGGCCTCGTCAACCGCATCAGCGCGTTCGACCGGCTCTGGACCGAGCAGCCGCAGTTCGCGCGAAGCATCTCGCTGCTTCAGATCGCGAACCCCTCGCGCGGCGGCATCGAGGCCTATGGCAATCTCCAGAACGAGGTCGCGCGCCTCGTCACCGACGTCAACGGCCGCCATGGTGAGGTCGACTGGACGCCGATCCGCTACCTCAACAAGGGTTTCAGCCAGGCCGTGCTCGCCGGTCTCTATCGGACCGCGCAGATCGGCGTGGTGACGCCGCTGCATGACGGCATGAACCTCGTCGCCAAGGAATATGTCGCCGCGCAGAACCCGGCCGATCCCGGCGTGCTGGTGCTGTCGAAATTCGCAGGCGCGGCCAATGAGCTCGACACCGCCTTGCTGGTCAATCCGCACGACATCGACGGCATGGCGCGCGCGATCGCGGTCGCCGCCGCCATGCCGCTCACCGAGCGCAAGATGCGCTGGGACGCCATGATGAAGAAGCTCCGCGGCCACACCATCCAGCAATGGTCCGCTGACTTCGTGGCCGAGCTGGAAAAGTCCCGCACCGAGAAGGCCGCGGTCGCTCCGCTCGCAACCCAGCCGCCGCAGGCCCTGCGCTGGTTGAAGTCGGCGATCTCGGGCGTGCGGTTGATCTGA
- a CDS encoding methyl-accepting chemotaxis protein, whose translation MSVKSKSSQSGLLNLRFRAKIILGFVAVLAILAVSMAFAYFGFERIAGAVASYRSSVSEADLARTVDRELVAYQGLARAYTLTGAAEDETAAKAAEENLRSAIGKSMAATTGAGRREQVGKLEAEFQRFTKVFSEIIALTRENNKIAADELNSVGNKIRFKFDDLADTAALAGLASVQTTSKDITSQYLAVSTSVSAFVAKPEPKTADGVIARIKFLETLLVSIYANDQKITDRVTEIGNLLKQYRTSFAKLTENVKVIVKSNGEMTKTAASILKLSAELRSDLTADQQRIEASANSTIVETEQLMLMMALGGLAVGAVLAWMLGNGISRPMIAMCKAMRELASGNFDVVLPGLGRKDEIGEMAGAVEEFKVQAVAKAERDAAASEVQNREQAASRRAELIRFADDFEGAVGAIVSNVSASAVQLESAASTLTRTAETTQSLSSQVAGVSEQASSNMQSVATATEELSASVEEIGRQVRDSSRIAEAAVVQARETDGRIGKLSHAAQQIGEVVKLITAIAEQTNLLALNATIEAARAGEAGRGFAVVASEVKSLASQTAKATDEISSHITGMQGATAESVAAIKEIGATIGQISSISTSIASAVEQQGAATQEIARSVQTVAQGTQTAASDIGEVNRGAAETGSASEEVLHSAKTLSSESTRLRAELDRFMANIRAA comes from the coding sequence ATGTCGGTCAAGTCGAAGTCGAGCCAATCTGGTCTGCTCAATCTGCGTTTTCGCGCAAAAATCATTCTCGGCTTCGTGGCAGTGCTCGCCATCCTCGCCGTCAGCATGGCCTTCGCCTATTTTGGCTTCGAGCGGATCGCAGGCGCCGTGGCCTCCTATCGGTCCAGCGTGTCGGAAGCCGATCTGGCACGGACGGTCGATCGCGAGCTGGTTGCCTATCAGGGATTGGCGCGGGCCTATACGTTGACGGGCGCGGCCGAGGACGAGACCGCAGCCAAGGCGGCCGAAGAGAATCTGAGGAGCGCGATCGGCAAGTCGATGGCCGCGACCACCGGGGCCGGCCGCCGCGAGCAGGTCGGCAAGCTCGAAGCCGAATTCCAGCGCTTCACGAAGGTGTTCAGCGAGATCATCGCGCTGACGCGCGAGAACAACAAGATCGCGGCCGATGAGCTCAACAGCGTCGGCAACAAGATCCGCTTCAAGTTCGACGATCTCGCGGACACCGCCGCGCTCGCGGGCCTTGCATCGGTCCAGACCACGTCCAAGGACATCACCTCGCAATATCTCGCGGTCTCCACCTCCGTCAGCGCCTTCGTCGCCAAGCCGGAGCCGAAGACCGCCGACGGCGTGATCGCCCGCATCAAATTCCTGGAGACCCTGCTGGTCTCGATCTACGCCAACGACCAGAAGATCACCGACCGGGTCACCGAGATCGGCAATCTGCTGAAGCAGTACCGCACGTCTTTCGCGAAGCTGACCGAAAACGTGAAGGTCATCGTCAAATCGAACGGCGAGATGACCAAGACGGCTGCATCGATCCTCAAGCTCTCGGCCGAGCTGCGCTCGGACCTGACCGCCGACCAGCAGCGGATCGAGGCGAGCGCCAATTCGACGATCGTGGAGACCGAGCAATTGATGCTGATGATGGCGCTCGGCGGTCTTGCCGTCGGCGCCGTGCTGGCCTGGATGCTCGGCAACGGCATCTCGCGTCCGATGATCGCGATGTGCAAGGCGATGCGTGAGCTGGCCTCGGGCAATTTCGACGTGGTGCTGCCGGGGCTCGGCCGCAAGGACGAGATCGGCGAGATGGCCGGCGCGGTCGAGGAGTTCAAGGTCCAGGCCGTGGCCAAGGCCGAGCGCGATGCCGCCGCGAGCGAAGTCCAGAACCGGGAGCAGGCGGCGAGCCGCCGCGCCGAGCTGATTCGTTTTGCCGACGATTTCGAGGGCGCGGTCGGCGCCATCGTCTCCAACGTCTCGGCTTCCGCCGTGCAGCTGGAATCGGCGGCCTCCACGCTGACCCGCACCGCCGAGACCACGCAGAGCCTGTCGAGCCAGGTCGCCGGCGTCTCCGAGCAGGCCTCCTCCAACATGCAGTCGGTTGCGACCGCGACCGAGGAGCTCTCGGCCTCGGTCGAGGAGATCGGCCGTCAGGTGCGCGATTCCAGCCGCATCGCCGAGGCCGCCGTGGTGCAGGCCAGGGAGACCGACGGCCGCATCGGCAAGCTGTCGCATGCGGCACAGCAGATCGGCGAGGTGGTCAAGCTGATCACCGCGATTGCCGAGCAGACCAACCTTCTGGCGCTCAATGCCACCATCGAGGCGGCGCGCGCCGGTGAGGCCGGCCGCGGCTTTGCGGTGGTTGCGAGCGAGGTGAAGTCGCTGGCGAGCCAGACGGCGAAGGCGACGGACGAGATTTCCTCGCACATCACCGGCATGCAGGGCGCCACGGCCGAATCGGTCGCCGCGATCAAGGAGATCGGCGCGACGATCGGCCAGATCTCGTCGATCTCGACCTCGATCGCGAGCGCGGTCGAGCAGCAGGGCGCGGCGACGCAGGAGATCGCCCGCAGCGTCCAGACCGTCGCTCAGGGCACCCAGACCGCAGCCAGCGATATCGGCGAGGTCAACCGCGGCGCTGCCGAGACCGGCTCGGCCTCGGAGGAGGTGCTGCATTCGGCCAAGACGCTGTCGAGCGAAAGCACCCGCCTGCGCGCCGAGCTCGACCGCTTCATGGCGAACATCAGGGCGGCGTAA
- the otsB gene encoding trehalose-phosphatase, giving the protein MKSELADMALDEKRTMLDDDAPDAVPVPHALVPHLDETAILLDIDGTLLDLMPTPREVWVPPGLSETLRHLTERTSGALALVSGRSLNDIDLIFAPDVFRAVAGHGAEMRLSVDNEADAVHAPPLDKELKRRLAAIAKLSPGILLEDKGYSLALHYRLAPHAEKAIYESVSFIRAELPNAPIEVLPGKFVCEIKHSGFTKATGVRELMTHEPFKGRRPIFIGDDVTDETVFAIMPDMNGLAFSVGRRAMGVNGHFDAPSDVRAFLARLLDPS; this is encoded by the coding sequence ATGAAATCGGAACTTGCGGACATGGCATTGGACGAGAAGCGCACCATGTTGGACGACGACGCGCCTGATGCGGTGCCGGTGCCGCATGCGCTGGTGCCGCATCTCGATGAGACTGCCATCCTGCTCGACATCGACGGCACGCTGCTCGACCTGATGCCGACGCCGCGCGAGGTGTGGGTGCCGCCGGGGCTGTCGGAAACGCTGAGGCATCTGACCGAGCGGACCTCCGGCGCGCTGGCGCTGGTCAGCGGCCGCTCGCTCAACGACATCGATCTGATCTTCGCTCCCGACGTGTTTCGCGCCGTCGCCGGCCATGGCGCCGAGATGCGGCTGTCGGTGGACAATGAAGCCGATGCCGTGCACGCGCCGCCGCTCGACAAGGAACTGAAGCGCCGCCTCGCGGCGATCGCCAAGCTCAGCCCCGGCATCCTGCTCGAGGACAAGGGCTACTCGCTGGCACTGCATTACCGCCTCGCGCCGCACGCGGAGAAAGCGATCTACGAATCCGTGTCCTTCATCCGCGCGGAGCTGCCCAATGCACCGATCGAGGTGCTGCCCGGCAAATTCGTCTGCGAGATCAAGCATTCCGGTTTCACCAAGGCGACCGGGGTACGTGAGTTGATGACGCACGAGCCATTCAAGGGGCGGCGTCCGATCTTCATCGGCGATGACGTGACCGATGAAACCGTGTTCGCGATCATGCCCGACATGAACGGGCTCGCCTTCTCGGTCGGCCGCCGCGCGATGGGCGTGAATGGTCATTTCGACGCGCCGAGCGATGTGCGTGCGTTCCTTGCGCGCCTGCTCGATCCGAGTTGA